In a genomic window of Plectropomus leopardus isolate mb chromosome 6, YSFRI_Pleo_2.0, whole genome shotgun sequence:
- the LOC121944009 gene encoding secretory carrier-associated membrane protein 1-like isoform X1, which translates to MSDFDSNPFADPDFSNPFQDPSVTQVTRSAPPGGLEEYNPFTDARTAAPGNAPKATPAPSQQNTQPAIMKPTEEPPAYSQQQTQRRNEDQARAQAELLRRQEELEKKAAELDRRERELQSHGAAGGRKNNWPPLPEKFPVGPCFYHDIAVDIPIEFQKTVKIMYNLWMFHAGTLFVNMFGCLAWFCVDASRGVDFGLAMLWFLLFTPCSFVCWYRPLYGAFRSDSSFRFFVFFFVYICQFGVHVLQTIGITGWGTCGWIAALTGLNTSIPVGIIMLLIAALFTALSVGSLIMFKKVHALYRTTGASFEKAQQEFATGVMSNKTVQTAAANAAANAATNAARGAFKPQP; encoded by the exons ATGTCCGATTTTGACAGCAACCCGTTCGCAGACCCGGACTTCAGCAATCCATTTCAG GATCCTTCGGTGACGCAGGTGACCCGCTCTGCCCCTCCTGGTGGTCTGGAGGAGTATAACCCCTTCACAGACGCCAGAACG GCGGCCCCTGGGAATGCCCCCAAAGCTACTCCTGCCCCCTCTCAGCAGAACACACAACCTGCCATCATGAAGCCAACAGAAGAGCCGCCGGCTTACTCACAGCAACAGACTCAG CGGCGTAATGAG GACCAAGCGCGTGCTCAAGCTGAGTTGTTGAGAAGGCAGGAGGAGTTGGAGAAGAAAGCGGCAGAGCTCGATCGTCGGGAGAGAGAATTACAGTCCCACGGAGCCGCGGgag GACGTAAGAACAACTGGCCTCCCCTGCCAGAGAAGTTCCCCGTTGGCCCATGTTTCTACCATGATATCGCAGTGGACATTCCTATAGAGTTTCAGAAGACCGTCAAGATCATGTACAACCTTTGGATGT TTCATGCAGGAACGCTCTTTGTAAACATGTTCGGCTGCTTGGCCTGGTTCTGCGTGGATGCATCTCGCGGTGTAGATTTTGGCCTGGCCATGCTATGGTTCCTGCTGTTTACCCCCTGTTCTTTCGTCTGCTGGTACAGACCACTTTATGGGGCTTTCAG GAGTGACAGTTCATTCcgcttctttgtcttcttcttcgtctATATCTGTCAGTTTGGCGTTCACGTTTTACAAACTATTGGCATTACTGGCTGGGGAACATG TGGTTGGATCGCAGCTTTAACTGGTCTGAACACCAGCATCCCAGTGGGCATCATCATGTTACTGATCGCAGCTCTGTTCACTGCACTGTCTGTGGGCTCACTTATCATGTTTAAAAAG GTGCACGCGCTGTATCGTACCACTGGTGCTAGTTTTGAGAAGGCTCAGCAGGAGTTTGCCACCGGGGTCATGTCGAATAAGACCGTTCAGACTGCAGCCGCCAACGCAGCAGCTAACGCTGCCACCAATGCTGCTCGTGGGGCCTTCAAACCTCAGCCATAA
- the LOC121944009 gene encoding secretory carrier-associated membrane protein 1-like isoform X2, protein MSDFDSNPFADPDFSNPFQDPSVTQVTRSAPPGGLEEYNPFTDARTAAPGNAPKATPAPSQQNTQPAIMKPTEEPPAYSQQQTQDQARAQAELLRRQEELEKKAAELDRRERELQSHGAAGGRKNNWPPLPEKFPVGPCFYHDIAVDIPIEFQKTVKIMYNLWMFHAGTLFVNMFGCLAWFCVDASRGVDFGLAMLWFLLFTPCSFVCWYRPLYGAFRSDSSFRFFVFFFVYICQFGVHVLQTIGITGWGTCGWIAALTGLNTSIPVGIIMLLIAALFTALSVGSLIMFKKVHALYRTTGASFEKAQQEFATGVMSNKTVQTAAANAAANAATNAARGAFKPQP, encoded by the exons ATGTCCGATTTTGACAGCAACCCGTTCGCAGACCCGGACTTCAGCAATCCATTTCAG GATCCTTCGGTGACGCAGGTGACCCGCTCTGCCCCTCCTGGTGGTCTGGAGGAGTATAACCCCTTCACAGACGCCAGAACG GCGGCCCCTGGGAATGCCCCCAAAGCTACTCCTGCCCCCTCTCAGCAGAACACACAACCTGCCATCATGAAGCCAACAGAAGAGCCGCCGGCTTACTCACAGCAACAGACTCAG GACCAAGCGCGTGCTCAAGCTGAGTTGTTGAGAAGGCAGGAGGAGTTGGAGAAGAAAGCGGCAGAGCTCGATCGTCGGGAGAGAGAATTACAGTCCCACGGAGCCGCGGgag GACGTAAGAACAACTGGCCTCCCCTGCCAGAGAAGTTCCCCGTTGGCCCATGTTTCTACCATGATATCGCAGTGGACATTCCTATAGAGTTTCAGAAGACCGTCAAGATCATGTACAACCTTTGGATGT TTCATGCAGGAACGCTCTTTGTAAACATGTTCGGCTGCTTGGCCTGGTTCTGCGTGGATGCATCTCGCGGTGTAGATTTTGGCCTGGCCATGCTATGGTTCCTGCTGTTTACCCCCTGTTCTTTCGTCTGCTGGTACAGACCACTTTATGGGGCTTTCAG GAGTGACAGTTCATTCcgcttctttgtcttcttcttcgtctATATCTGTCAGTTTGGCGTTCACGTTTTACAAACTATTGGCATTACTGGCTGGGGAACATG TGGTTGGATCGCAGCTTTAACTGGTCTGAACACCAGCATCCCAGTGGGCATCATCATGTTACTGATCGCAGCTCTGTTCACTGCACTGTCTGTGGGCTCACTTATCATGTTTAAAAAG GTGCACGCGCTGTATCGTACCACTGGTGCTAGTTTTGAGAAGGCTCAGCAGGAGTTTGCCACCGGGGTCATGTCGAATAAGACCGTTCAGACTGCAGCCGCCAACGCAGCAGCTAACGCTGCCACCAATGCTGCTCGTGGGGCCTTCAAACCTCAGCCATAA